The genomic stretch AATGTTTCTCGCTCAGGGATTCCCGAGGTCACGGAGGAGTCGAAGTCGTATCAGGACATGTACTACCCGCTCGCGGTGGTAAATTCGACGTTGATGGAGTGGTTCTACGGTGTCAATTTGTCTGATGATCTGAGCGTCGTGCCGGGTCATATTAACGAACTACCGATTCCAGCAATCGAGGACATAAACTCGGAGGTGGATGAAGAGGAGTATGAGACAAGACTTGATGTGGTGATGGCTGGGGTTCGTGACGAATCGGAACTCGATACGGCGATGGAGGCGGTTCACGGATTACATTCAGATCGAATCTATCACGACCTTCTCGCAGATCTTGGTCGGGAAATGATGGATATGAATACCAAACATATTGAACTCAATCTCTCACTGCTTGACTATCTTGGAACATATGACGAGGGACCGACTCTGGTTGATGTAGGATTCACCCAGCCCCCACCGAACGCTGCGGAGTCGGTTCTCCAAGAAACAACTAAAGAGAAACCAAATCTTCGGATCGGTCGGGCTGAAGTACATCGTGAATCAAAATCAACCGTTGAAATCGAACTCACTGCGCGGTACAAGCCCGATGATGACACGGTCGACACAGACCAGTGGGGATACACCGAAACTGAGCTCCTCCCCGCATTACGAATCACCGACCTCTCGGCTACCGAGGCTGAGTTAATTGAAGCGTTCGTCCCGGTCGCCGTCGACGAAGCTGGTGGGTTCGCCAACTTCCGTGAAACAGCAACGAAAACAAATTCGCTCATTGACCGGCTTCGCAAGCTCACACTTCCGCAAATCAGTAGTGTTCAGGACGGCTTGGAGAGTTACACAAAAACACGAGAGCGTGCCGACGAACTGGAGTCAAGGATCGAACGTACAGACGACCTAATTGACGAGATTGTCTACGAACTGTACGGGCTGTCCGAGCAAGATATTAGGACCATAGAAGCGGCTATTTAGGAGTGAGAGGGTACGGGGAGCAGTCACCCGACCCGTCGAAGTGCGACTCGGCTTATCGTTTGATTGAGTCTCTCATTCGTCGTCACCGCGCACGATTTCGGTAGCTTCCTTCATTGCGTATCCAGGCGTCTGCGCGGTCTTGGCGTTCATGTAATCTCGACCGAGTTGGGTCAACTGATAGAGGTTCTTGCTCCCTTCTTTCTCGTCGCGGTAGACCCAGCCATGACTCGTGGCTTTCGAGAGCGTAGCCGAGACTGATTTGTAGCTGACCTCCCAGTCAGTGTCGTCCAGCATGGAGGTGATTTGTCCGAGCGTGAGGCCGCCTTGAACTTGGTGAAGAAGACCGCAGACGTACCACTTGTTCGTATCCGGATTGAGCGGCGAGGAGATGATGTCACGGAACTCGTCGGGGCCGACTGTCTCACCTTCAGCAACTCTGTCGATGAGATCTGATTCGAGGTAGTCGCGGGCTGCTTGCCCGGTGTTCTCAGGTCGGTTGGTTACAGGTGGTTCGTTGGTAGGGCCGTCGAGATTGCCTTCAGATGGGGCGGCTGTGGCGGATGCACCACCGTCGGCAGAGAGTAGCTGGTCGGTGGTGTGTCTCTCACCTTGTGATGGGCCGCTGGGCGATGTCTCTGTGCTTTCAGGACCCTCGGTCGTAGTTCCATCCTCGGTGCTCGTGCCGCTCTCGGTAGCTTCGTGTTGGTCCTTCAGGAATGGATTGTTGGATTCGACTTCGATTCGGATTCTCCCGATACTCGGGGTTAGCTCGATCTGGTTTAGGAGCGATTTGAGTAAGGGGATCTGTTCGCCGGTTACTTCCAGTTCTACCGTGTGCTGGTGTTCAGTCATGGTCGATTTGTTTGGCAACCCTCAGTGGGTCTGGTTGGTTTCCATGACTCGACCGCGTCGCACCTGCTCGTAGAAATGCGTCGACCTGGTCGTCGCGCAAAACTATCCGCTCACCGTTCGCGTACACGATCAGCGTTCGCTTACTCACGGTTGACTTGTTAGGTCAACACGGTGTGGTGGTTGGCCGGTCATGGTGGTACAGGGTTGGGAGTGCGTAACCGCTTCCCGAGTATCTCACATCGTACTACTGACTAAGGCTTTGTGATGATTCTATCAGAATTCAATCGGACAGATGCGATCTCAACTAGAAATTCAGAGAACAAGCCTGCACAAGTATTAGCCACTGAAGAAACATATTCGAGGTTATGGACTGGAAGAAGATTCGTTCCGGAGGCTTTCGATACGGCCTAGTTTACGCTGGCGTCACCGTTCTTGTCATTGGGTTTGTGACTAGAAGTGAATTAGCGGTGGCAGCACTCTTCATTGTCGGACTGATGCTTCTACTGTTCGTCTTCGGGATTGGGAACGTACGAACGGGAGACATCTCGATTTCAGGACAGTCGTATGACGTAGATAGCCAACTGGCAGACGCTCATATTGATCAGCACGAGTACGTGAGCTTTGACCAGAAACTCCTCTTTTTTGCGATTGGACTGGCGATATTTGGGTTTGGAGGAATGGTGGTCCTAGGAGGATGACTTCCTTCGCCCTGTGTCAAGGGGGAGCTTTCTTATCGTCATCCTCACGGGGTCGAGCAGCGTTAATCCATTCTGCCACCAGTCGCAGCACGTCACCGGTCGGGACGATAATGAGGATGAACAGCACCAGGAGAACACCGACAGGCATCTCCATCGGCTGTTTCATCCAGTCGCCGAACACCGTTGCTACCGCCGTCGACAGCGCGAGGATGATAGCGAGCGCACTGGTCCTCGGCTCGATCTCGACACCGCCGTCTGTCGCGTACCGTGGTGTTGGCTCGGAGACGTACCGCTGTAACCAGAGACGAAGGCGGCGCAACATGGCTACGTCTCTCGGAGGTCGTCGAACCAGCACCCAGCCCCACTCCCAGCGAAGCCGACCTTTCCGGACTGGTACGTCGTGTCGTTCGCGGTCACGCTGTCGATCTCCGTCCCGTCCTCGTGAGAAGCCGTGAGGTTGAGCGTGCCGTCGGCTTTCACCTGCATGACCAGTTCGACCCACGTATCGGCGATAGCGCCGATGTCGGCACCTTCGACGAGCGTGGTCGAGGCACCGGCGTCGAGTCGCTTGATATTGAGGCTCTTGGAGAAGCCCTGGTCGAACTCCAACTGGTAGCCGCTCACGTCGGCAATGCCCGTCGAGGTGGGCTGGACCATGAGCATCGGCTTCGTGACGTTGCCAGCGAAACAGCGGACCCACAGCCGGTACTCCCGACCGAGGGTAACGTCGCCGTCCGCGTCACTGCGGAACACTAGTGCGCTCGCCTCGCTCTTGAGAGAGGCGGCCCCCTCGTGCGTGATGCCGGTGTCGAACGAGAAGCTCGCCGTCTCACCCGAGTAGTTGGCGAGTGACTGGGCCTCGAAATCCTCGACGGTCCGATTGAGGACGAGGGCGTTGTTGAACGCCGCGCCGTCGTAGTTCTTGAGCCTCGAAGTCTGCCACTTCGCTCCGGTGAAGAACTCGGGCGCGTTCGGCGTCACGAACGACGAGCCGTTGTACGCCTTCAGCTTCCCGATTGCGGGCTTCGTCGTAGGTGCCGTGACGTTCGGCGGCGGTGGCGGCGGTGTCTTGTCGCCCTCTGCGGGGTTCGAGCCGTCGCCACCGGGTGCGGGACCACCGTCGAGCACTCGGGGGAAGCCGGGGCCGATATCGCCCGCAACCTCCCACGCGCCGAGATCGGGGTCGGACCCGTCGTACTCCTCGATGCCGATGGAGAGGATCGCTCCCGAGTTGATCAGAGGGGACACCGAGGGGGTGGGCCGAAGGAAGTCGGGGTCCGTATCGGTGAGGGAGGCAAACTGCGGGTTCGAGATGCCGAGGTTCCACGCGTTGTTGACCGCGTCGTGGTGGAGAAGCGAATCGGCGTTCTGGTAGCTCACGCAGTTGCGGAGGTAGGCGACCTTCCCAGCGAAAGTTACGTCCCCGTAGACGTGGAAGCCATAGAGGTCGTTGTTCCACGCGGTACAGTTGTAGTACTTGATCGGGTAGCTGGCCCCGTTGTTGTCGAAGCCGCGGCGTCCGTTACTCCACGCGGCGCAGCGATAGACGAGGTGTCCGCCACCGTTACGGGACGCTCCGCCGCCACCCATCTTGAAGCCGTTTCCGTCTCCGGTCGCGCCAGTACCGGTTTCGGTCCCGTTGTCGTAGGCGACACAGTTGACGAGGGTACACGGGTCGGTCGGATCTGCTGCCCAGAAGTCGAAGCCGTCGTCGGCATTGTTGTAGGCCGCACAGTTCTCGAACACGATGTTACGAGCACGGCCCTGTGTCGCGTTTCCGCCGACGTAGAAGCCGTCCGAGTGTGATGCCGTCCGGCCCGTGTGACAGACGACGTTCCGACACCGGTTGTTGTACGTGTCGCCGTAGAAGATGATACCGTTTCCAGCGGTCGAGCTACCCGCACCCCCGTAGTGGTGGACGGTCAAATCCTCGTACAGGTTGTCGTGAGATACGAGATTTCCGCTGGTCGAGCACCGAATCATGTTGTCGCCGATGTTCTTGAACTCGATTCCACGAATCACCCACCACGCGGATCCGAACATATCGACGCCGTTCCCCTCGCGGTCGCCGAAGTCGACGACCGGTGACTCTCCGGCGTAGTTCTCGAACGTGATGGGATTCGCTTCGGTCCCTTCGATTGTCGAGAAGTCGATTTTCTCCGAGGGTGTGAGCGTGGCCGTGTCGCGGAGCTTGATCGTGTCTCCCGCACTGGCTTCGAGGCGACCCTGGTCTTCTATCGGTTCCGTCGTTGCGAGCGCGGTAACTTCGGACGTACCAGCCGCTGCGTCGTCGCCGTTCAGTGGGTCGATGTAGTAAGTCGTCATGCGAGGCTCACCGTGCCGGTCTTGGTCGTTCCAGTCGAGTCCTTGACCTCGAAGACGAGGTTCGATCCCGCCTCGTCGAGTCGGACGCGCATTTCGTTGTTCTCCAGCGTCTCGGCCGTCCCGCCGTCGACGACGCCGTGTATCAGCTCATCTCCGGCCACTCGTGCGACGTTCTCGGTATCGACGACAGCCCCGTACCCGAGTGCCGTCGAGGCCGTCTGGTTGGCCTCTGCGGACGGTCCCACGGCCACGCCTCGATACGCCCGCGACTTGGTGGCGTAGCCGACAGCGACCTGCTGTGCGCCGCCTGTCCCCAGCACGTCCGAGGCAGACGCCGAGGTGCCGATACCGACGCTGTTCGGGACGCGAACCAGAGAACCGCCAATAGCGGTGGACCCTTGCGGAACTGCCTCTGCCGGGGCGTTGATTGCGGTGGCGTGTTGGCCGTCCGCCTCGGTGCTGTACCCGAGAGCGAGGGCCGGGGCACTCGACAGGCCGTTGTCCGCCACGGCGTCCTGCCCGAGCGCCATGTTCACCGTGCCGAAGAGCCGCTGGCGAAGGAGCTTCGCCATCGGCTCAGTCGTCCCTATCGTCATGGCGAGGAGGTGTCGATCCAGAGGTCGCCCGCCTCGGGGTTCGCCGGAGCGGTGTCCCCGACGTAGAGCTTTACGTCACCGTTCGAGATGACGAGGTTGTCCCCGTTGAGCGTCACGTTCTCCGGTGTCGGCATCGCAGACGAGTAGACGGAGCGTTCGAGGAGCTTGATGCGTTCGACGAGATCGGTTTCTTCTGCGTTTGGCATTGGTGGATTCAGTACCCCACGATAACGACCGTGGGCGTCGTGGCTGCGGAACTCTGCTGTCGGACCCACACGTATGCCGAGTTGAGGGGTGGTCGGCCACCCATCGAGAACTCCCCCACGTCGTCGAGGGGGATCGCGGCTGACTCGGTGTTTTGTGGATTGCGAAAGGCAACGTCGATATCGTCGGTGTGGCGGATCGTGACCTCGGAGAGCACCCGGCCAAAGTCCACTCTCTGCCAGTCGTCGGACGCGACCTCGACCGGTTCCGGCCCTGTCGAAAAGTACGTCGCCGTGTTGCCCGACCGTGGCTGGTCGAGGGCGGGCCTCGCGCCGTCCTCGTCGTTCTCTTTCGAGGCCAGCGCCTTGCGGATCGCCTTCAGTTCGGCGAGGGCTTCGTCACCCGCGTCACGGAGGAACGGCACTACTGCGTCCCCCCGTTGAGCGCGTAGTTCATCACGACCGCGACGACGAGGAGTGTGACGACGAGTCGCGTCGTCGAGTCGCCGAACAGTCCACTCTCGTTGCCCTTCGTATGGGGAACAGTACGCTCCCGACTTTCGAGGTACATCTCGACGAGCTTCTGCCGCGCTTCTGGTGGAAGGTCCGAGTTGATGATGTCGGCGAGGGCGTCGTCCGCACTCTGTTCCGTCTCGGCAATCTCCTTCATGCGCCGTACGTCCTGTTCACGGAACAGGAACACGCCGCCAGCGGTGGTCGCGCCGACGACGGCGGCGGGCTTCCAGTACGATCTGACGATACTGTCACCACGGCTCGCGGCGTCGTCGACGACGTTCCCTGCGTCGTCCACGACCTTGCCCGTCCGTTCGGCTACGTCGTCGACCAGACGTTTCGCCGGCCCAGTCCCGATGTCGTCGACGAGCTTCATCGCCTTCGAGATGGGAACGCCAGCGACTCGGGCGAGCTTGATTGCGATTGTGCTGTATACCATTATTCGGCCTCCTGTGAGCCGAGCATGACGACAGCACCGACGCCGAGCGCCGCGAGGGCGACCTTGTTGTCGGTGAGCTTTTCGACCACGGAGGTCGAGTCGGTCGCAGTCGTCGTTTTCTCGGTGTCTCTCTCGATGAGTTCCTTGTTCGGCGAACCCCCGGTGGGTTCGTCCTCGACGGCGATCTCACCGTTATCCAGCTTCTCGTAGTACGCGACGAGCGCCGCGTCGAGAGCGTCCAGGTCGGTGTAGATTTTGGGCGTGTAGGCGACCGACCCGTCGTAATCGAGGTACACGTTGTCGCCCGTCTCGTTGACGGACGATGCGAGGTACTCGTCGCTCTCGCCGTCCGTGCGGTGGAAGATTCGCCACGGGGCGATTGTCTGAACCTCCTCCCACACCGACCATGCGGACGCACCACCTTCGGGGACAGCGCCGTCCTCGGGGACGGTGCCGCCACCCGAGACGTTCTTCGCAATCCACAGCTTGTGGGCGTCTCGCGCGGCCTCCTCCGTAGCGAAGAACGGCAGAGATTCGATGGTCGTGGTGTTGGGATACGTCTGTTCGACGCCGGTTTGGTCGAGGAACTTGCTCGACGACTCACCGGGTGCCGCGACGAAGAACCGGGTTTCCGTCCCGTCCGTCGTTGCCACGGACATGAGGTTCCATCCGTTGTTCAGGTAATCGACCAGTTCAGCGGGTGCCCAGCCCGGTGAATTGTTGAGCGCGTCGTCGATTGCCTGATAGCGGGCAGCCTCGGCGTATGCCGCGTCGACGATGGAATCTTCCGATCCCGAGGAGTCCGTTCCACCACCACCCCCGGAACCATCGCCACCGCTCGTCCCGTCCGACGTCGGGGAGGTCGCGGTAATGCTGGTCGTCGAGGTGGCGAACGGGTCAGTGGTGGCAGGATCGTCGGTCCCCCCAGATGTATCGCCACCGAGGAGAGTGGACGCACCCAACACGGTAGCCCCACCGAGTACAATTCCGCCGCCAGTCGTGACCCGTGGGTCTTTGAACAGCGTGGTGGCTGTCTCATCGAGGGCAGGTGCGGTGTCGTCAACTGTCCGTTTCGCCGCATCGGTAGCGTCGTCGAGGATTCGAGACGTGGTGGTCCCAGCATCGTCGGCCGACCGTACCGTCGTCTCAGCCACCTCGTCGGTGACAGTGAACGAATCGTCGACCGTTCGAGTGGTGAGCGTTCCTGCGTCGTCCACCGTTCGGGTGGTGAACGCTCCCGCGTCGTCGACGAGCGTATCACCTCGCCCGAGGATGTCGTCGACCCGTTTGGTGACGACGTTCTTCGCAGTCGAGCCGCCACCGAGCGTGGCAAGCTCGAAGATGTCGAGCGTACCGGGTGAGGCAGAGGTCGAGCCGTCCGACGCCGAGATATCCACACCGTAGAGCGTCTTACCAGCCGCCACGAACGGCGACTGAAGGACCTCGCTGGCTAAATCCACAGCCGGACGGGCGTACTTCCCCTCGAATAGACCGGTCGAGGTCACGCCTTCATCGACAGCGCGGGTGAGGTCCGCGTAATACTCCTGGCGCTCACGAGCGAACTCCTCGTCAGAAAGGTTCGGCCCGAGGATGGCTCGAAGGTTGTCCTGCACCGAGAGGTTTGGATTGTCGAGTACCAGGTCGGTGGTCGTGCGGACCCCGGCGTCGAACTCGGCGAGTCCGCCGAGGATGCCGCCCTGTTCCTGTGCGGCCTCTTTGGCCGCACGATTCTCACGGTAGTCGTCGGACTGGAGGTACTTGGTGACGCCAGTGAGGTTCCCGATGAACCCCCCGATATCGTCAGCGAGGTCCGTTCCTGACGGTTTCGAGGGCTTCGGGTCTTGCGACTTTTTCCTCGGTGTGTTTCGGTCGATCTGTTCGTACCGGGCCGCCTCGGCCTTCGCCGCTGAGACGATAGACGACTCGGACGACTTCTTCGAGGAAGACGAGGACGACCGACTCGACGATTTCGAGGAAGACGAGGACGACCGACTCGACGATTTCGAGGAAGACGACTTGCTGCTTGACGAGGTACCGCCGAGGTTCCGCAACAGCTTGTCGCGTTCGGCCTTCTGCTTCGCTTCCTCGGCCTCGCGCTTCTTTTTCTCCTGGGCAGCCTTCAGGGCCTTGTCCTCGGCCTCGTACCGTTTCGCTTCGGCAAGCGCGGCCTGTACGATGGACGACGACGAACTGCTCCGCTTTCGTTTCTTGTCCTTCTTGTGGGGCGTCTGGTTTCGACTCGACGACGACTTCGACTTCGACGACGAACGCGACGACTTACTACTCGACGAAGAGGACTGTTTCTTCTTCTCGGCTTCCTTCTTTTTCTTCTTCTCTTGCTCTCGCTTGTAGTCGCGGTCGTTCTTCTTCGTCTCCTTCGGCGAGTACCAAGTGCGGAACGCCATATTCACGCACCCCGCAACTCGGTGTAGATGAGGAACAGAAGGACGACCGTGAGAACGTCGAGGTACAGCTGAGCATCGGACTTTTCGACCGAGATAGAACTCTCGGCTCCAGCCCGACGCTCGTTGGCCTCGACGGCCTCGGCACGGTACTCCGGTGTTTCTCGGATACTTTCTCGGATCATGATTCGATGAGTGACGCAAGAGCCGCGAGTGCGGAGAGAGCCGTAGCGATATCTCGACCCGACACATCCACTTCCGGTGGCTCGTAGGCGTTCAAAAACGGAGAGTTGCGACGGGAGACACGACGGGCTGTGTCGGCAGTCGTGTCAGTGTCGACCTCCGGGGCGTCACGTACCGTCTCGGTGATAACGCCCATGCTACCACCCTCAGAGCTTGATGTCGACTTTCTGCTCGAAGGTGGACACGTAGCTACCGGGGTAGTCGTCGTCCGTCCAGACGATCTGAGTATCGCTGTCGAACACGAGTTCCAGCTTCTCGTACTGGCCGAACCGGATGGACCCGTGCATGTTGACCTCGGTGCCGCGTTTGTTCTGGTCGAAGTCGAGGAACCGGTACACGGGCGTTCCCCAGTCGGAGATAACGCCCTCGACCTGCCCGAACTGGTTCACACCGCGGTACTTGAGCGTCCCGTCGCTCACCGTCGGATAGACCTTCACGTTGTCCGCGCCGTTCGGCGGCGCAGCGGCGAAGGTGATGGTATTGGCAGTGTAGTCCACCGAATCGATGGCAAGCTCGGACCCGCCGACCTCGGCAGCCACGACGGTCGGGAACTTCTGGTCTGCCAGTTCCGTCTCGCCGTGGTGCGACTGAAGCGGTGTCGTGAGAGTGAACGTCGTAGTCGCACCGTCGCCCGAGAGGGTTTCCATCGTCCGGGGAACGAACTTCGTCGGGTGGCGCTGTGCGACCAGTTCGATCCAGTCGAACTTGTCGGGACACTCGAAGGCGAGAATCGGCGTCTCAAGCTGGGGAGATACCTGGTTCTGCGAGCGGACGACGTAAGAGGAGCCGAGGACGGACCCCGTCTGCGAGATGGTGTACTCCTGAATCGACTCGTTGGTTGCGGCGGACATCAGCGGCCACCTCGCGTCGAGGCACGCTTGACGGCCTTGCTCTCCTCGGTCGTGAGGTCACTGTGGCTCACGATCTCGGCTGGGACACCGAAGTCCGAGGTGTCGTCACCGATGGTGAGGCGGCTTTCCGAGGCGCTGAAGCCGTTGGAACCAGCCGGGATGTCGATGAAACATCGAACCAGCTCATCCTCGTCGATCATCAGCGGCTTCGTGACCTTCCGGAAGTAGTCGGGATCGGTCCTCATCTGCTCGTAGTCGAACGACGAGAGGAGGTCCGTGATAGCGATCTTGCCACCGAGTCTGTTCCCCTGGCGGTCGCACTTCTGGAGCGTGACGCGGGCACTGGGATCGATGGGGGCTCCCGCAGAGTCCCGGAATTCGGGGGCGAAGTTGGCCCCGACCGGGATTCCAACGACGTAGCCGCGTGGCCCCTTGATCTCGTAGGCCGGTGTTTCGGAGTCAGCCGCCGCAACGTCTTGCTTCGTGACGAAGGGCTTGCTGTCGTCGATGGTGAGTTCCTTTTCGACGGCCTGGTTTGCGATTTCCATTGTTGTGTGGTTTAAATCAGACCGAACTCGTTAGCGGCCACGCGAACGGCGGTAGCGGTCGAACCCATCGCCAGCGGTCGGCCATATCGGCCCGGAAGAATCGCCAGCGAGAGGAACGCCGTTACGACGGCGTACACGGCGTCCCCACCACGCATGGAGAGGTCCATGACGTTCGAGCGCATCCAGTTTGTCGCGATCTGTGCGAGAAGCGAACCCGCGACAATCATGACGGCGGACTTGATGAACGCCGGGGCCATGAGGGTCGAGGTGGCACGATTCACACTAAGTGAAGCCATTACGAGACGTGCCTTTCCGACCTGTGCGGTTATACGGGCCAATTAATTGGTGATTGGCGGATTCGATTTAGAAAACCAGTCGACAGCGGCTGATTCTTGGTGAAGTGTTTGTCTCATACTCAAACCAGACCCTGATTGGGCATGGGTGTAACAACGAATCCACTGGGCGAGTGCCGGTACTGCGCCAGTGAGCGGGTGGTGCCTGTCCTCGACAAGCGACTGCACAACTCTCCGAGCGCCGGGAACCCGTTCCGCTCCCGGTGTCTGGGGTGTGAGCGGTGGCTTCCCATGACGACGA from Salinigranum halophilum encodes the following:
- a CDS encoding RodZ family helix-turn-helix domain-containing protein translates to MTEHQHTVELEVTGEQIPLLKSLLNQIELTPSIGRIRIEVESNNPFLKDQHEATESGTSTEDGTTTEGPESTETSPSGPSQGERHTTDQLLSADGGASATAAPSEGNLDGPTNEPPVTNRPENTGQAARDYLESDLIDRVAEGETVGPDEFRDIISSPLNPDTNKWYVCGLLHQVQGGLTLGQITSMLDDTDWEVSYKSVSATLSKATSHGWVYRDEKEGSKNLYQLTQLGRDYMNAKTAQTPGYAMKEATEIVRGDDE
- a CDS encoding right-handed parallel beta-helix repeat-containing protein, whose protein sequence is MTTYYIDPLNGDDAAAGTSEVTALATTEPIEDQGRLEASAGDTIKLRDTATLTPSEKIDFSTIEGTEANPITFENYAGESPVVDFGDREGNGVDMFGSAWWVIRGIEFKNIGDNMIRCSTSGNLVSHDNLYEDLTVHHYGGAGSSTAGNGIIFYGDTYNNRCRNVVCHTGRTASHSDGFYVGGNATQGRARNIVFENCAAYNNADDGFDFWAADPTDPCTLVNCVAYDNGTETGTGATGDGNGFKMGGGGASRNGGGHLVYRCAAWSNGRRGFDNNGASYPIKYYNCTAWNNDLYGFHVYGDVTFAGKVAYLRNCVSYQNADSLLHHDAVNNAWNLGISNPQFASLTDTDPDFLRPTPSVSPLINSGAILSIGIEEYDGSDPDLGAWEVAGDIGPGFPRVLDGGPAPGGDGSNPAEGDKTPPPPPPNVTAPTTKPAIGKLKAYNGSSFVTPNAPEFFTGAKWQTSRLKNYDGAAFNNALVLNRTVEDFEAQSLANYSGETASFSFDTGITHEGAASLKSEASALVFRSDADGDVTLGREYRLWVRCFAGNVTKPMLMVQPTSTGIADVSGYQLEFDQGFSKSLNIKRLDAGASTTLVEGADIGAIADTWVELVMQVKADGTLNLTASHEDGTEIDSVTANDTTYQSGKVGFAGSGAGCWFDDLRET
- a CDS encoding cell envelope integrity protein TolA, whose translation is MAFRTWYSPKETKKNDRDYKREQEKKKKKEAEKKKQSSSSSSKSSRSSSKSKSSSSRNQTPHKKDKKRKRSSSSSSIVQAALAEAKRYEAEDKALKAAQEKKKREAEEAKQKAERDKLLRNLGGTSSSSKSSSSKSSSRSSSSSSKSSSRSSSSSSKKSSESSIVSAAKAEAARYEQIDRNTPRKKSQDPKPSKPSGTDLADDIGGFIGNLTGVTKYLQSDDYRENRAAKEAAQEQGGILGGLAEFDAGVRTTTDLVLDNPNLSVQDNLRAILGPNLSDEEFARERQEYYADLTRAVDEGVTSTGLFEGKYARPAVDLASEVLQSPFVAAGKTLYGVDISASDGSTSASPGTLDIFELATLGGGSTAKNVVTKRVDDILGRGDTLVDDAGAFTTRTVDDAGTLTTRTVDDSFTVTDEVAETTVRSADDAGTTTSRILDDATDAAKRTVDDTAPALDETATTLFKDPRVTTGGGIVLGGATVLGASTLLGGDTSGGTDDPATTDPFATSTTSITATSPTSDGTSGGDGSGGGGGTDSSGSEDSIVDAAYAEAARYQAIDDALNNSPGWAPAELVDYLNNGWNLMSVATTDGTETRFFVAAPGESSSKFLDQTGVEQTYPNTTTIESLPFFATEEAARDAHKLWIAKNVSGGGTVPEDGAVPEGGASAWSVWEEVQTIAPWRIFHRTDGESDEYLASSVNETGDNVYLDYDGSVAYTPKIYTDLDALDAALVAYYEKLDNGEIAVEDEPTGGSPNKELIERDTEKTTTATDSTSVVEKLTDNKVALAALGVGAVVMLGSQEAE